One window of the Tubulanus polymorphus chromosome 11, tnTubPoly1.2, whole genome shotgun sequence genome contains the following:
- the LOC141912975 gene encoding matrilin-1-like has product MSQNDARQANIKSFILRYVSAIPAIGKDDFRVGIDYYGNNWKQSILLNSTDNKEQLLNDIVSNKMPDVAIHGSITGEAIKKSYQKSMSQAYGGRADAEKFMIVFFDGFPSNQTALTAAANGLNKNGVKRIVINLQDPRRIVEPNDIQKTNFKLAANPSSDAFSGSAADNGFIEETVKKLISGFDDLCPKPPAPAPEKKKCDLADIVFIVDVSASTSTAEWANAMQVVKSVSSYAFGHFGNETQIGLLSYARATHGNFALKAGNSKAAVTDLVAKSSVEYLGRSTATSNALKYARDVSFSAAHSGRNSTAKMIVLMYDGVSRSANWVKQESETNVDAGIESIVVGVPGHSMSERSQTEYQAISNNNNDLKILVSSWEGVATKVSAALQKICDKGSGSAGAGAPGTK; this is encoded by the exons ATGAGTCAAAATGATGCCAGACAAGCAAACATCAAAAGCTTCATATTACGATACGTCTCTGCTATTCCAGCAATAG GAAAAGATGATTTCCGCGTTGGTATTGACTACTACGGAAATAACTGGAAACAGTCGATCCTTCTGAATAGCACAGACAATAAGGAACAACTTCTTAATGACAtcgtttcaaataaaatgccA GACGTTGCTATTCATGGATCAATAACTGGTGAGGCGATTAAAAAATCATACCAGAAGAGCATGTCGCAGGCGTATGGAGGTCGAGCTGATGCTGAAAAATTCATGATAGTATTCTTCGATGGATTCCCCAGTAATCAAACAGCCCTGACGGCTGCAGCTAATGGCTTGAACAAAAATGGTGTGAAGCGAATTGTCATAAATCTTCAGGATCCACGACGTATCGTGGAACCGAACGATATTCAAAAGACTAACTTCAAACTAGCGGCGAACCCAAGCTCCGATGCTTTCTCTGGCAGCGCTGCGGACAATGGATTCATTGAAGAGACTGTTAAAAAGCTCATTTCTGGTTTTGATGACCTCTGCCCAAAAC cacCTGCACCAGCACCAGAAAAGAAAA AGTGTGACCTGGCTGATATCGTGTTCATCGTTGATGTATCGGCTAGCACTAGCACAGCCGAATGGGCCAATGCGATGCAGGTTGTGAAATCCGTTTCGAGTTACGCTTTCGGTCATTTTGGTAACGAAACTCAAATTGGGCTGTTGTCATACGCTCGTGCGACACACGGAAACTTTGCGCTGAAAGCAGGAAATTCAAAAGCAGCTGTCACTGATCTCGTGGCGAAATCCTCTGTG GAATACCTAGGCCGCAGCACGGCTACAAGTAATGCTCTAAAATATGCTCGAGACGTTAGCTTCTCTGCAGCGCATTCCGGACGAAACTCAACGGCTAAAATGATCGTCTTGATGTACGATGGTGTTTCGAGAAGCGCTAACTGGGTAAAACAAGAATCCGAGACGAACGTCGATGCAG GAATTGAATCGATCGTAGTCGGAGTTCCCGGTCACTCGATGAGTGAAAGAAGCCAGACGGAATATCAGGCTATTTCCAATAACAACAacgatttgaaaattcttgTTTCCTCCTGGGAAGGAGTTGCCACTAAGGTTTCTGCTGCCCTTCAGAAAATCTGCGATAAAG GATCTGGAAGTGCTGGGGCAGGAGCGCCAggaacaaaataa